The Vespula vulgaris chromosome 10, iyVesVulg1.1, whole genome shotgun sequence nucleotide sequence TATAATCACTTCCATCGCGTCTTTCTAATTGGTAGTATCTTGATATAATTCTGCGTGTAATTCTGCTGAACGaagaattataaattctttGGATTTTCTTCAAACGACGTATTTACTTTCGTCGACCATAACCTCTTAATAAGATTTACTTGAACGCACGTGCTTCATGCAGAGTATAGGAGTCGCTTGTGTAACGCCGTCGATAACCACACTTTCTTTGTTATCGACTGTAGACATTCGAAGATACGTATAATTTGCTTCCCCacttttttttgtgtattttTGTCTAATATTGTTAACTTGTATACAATAAAGGGTCCTTGTTATTACGTTACGTTGAACCTCGgatgtttattatttgtattatacatTGAACACGTACTAGGAAATGAATAAAGGCATCTTTACCTTTGTGTAAACAATTATGAACGATCGATCTCGCTTGGCTTAACCTAATCAGTCTACTATAGTACCTCGACGTAACGACGTCGTAagcttttcgtttcgttatactttcgacgatataatttatatatatatatacatatacagaataatattttattaacgataatataattattaatgaaagaataacTTAGTAAGATACTTAGGAATATCGAAATATGTTTCAATCGTTttctacatacgtatatcattaataattatttctaacgtTTTTCACGAACATATGGATCATATTAACTGTTTTgcgtaatttttatatacacgtataaatcGTCTATAAGAATATTGCGTAATTAAACAAGACGCGCCAAAATTTGAATTGTTTCGCTAttcaagtatttatatatcatcgtTGGGCGCCAAAAGAGGCCATGACGACATACAAGAACACGTAGCttaatttcttcgaatatTTTGAAGATTCTTCGCACGAgaggagaaacagagaggtagaaattcattttattactgTTAAAGTAGAAACTATTTAAATTCTAGAACGTAGAAACATATTATTTGCGTATTGATTTGTTATCGATCGTACgtgatatacgaaatataaatcGCGTTATCGAGCTTCTTTTGTTGAATAACGTTAAACAAGGTAACGTTTGGAAAAAAGCGAGAATGACCTTGGTAAGGTGACACGAGCTATTACGAtcaagtaataaaagtatcgGTGCTTATATTCTACGTCGCAGCAGAACGATCTCACATTTCATGTAACTCGATTTTGAGGTTATGTCGTTgttcttttgttatttcattACGATGGTATCAAGTTTGGTACAGTGATATAACGTAATtcttcgtgtatatataatcgtcTGAGTTAGGACACATTTAGTTGCTCTCGTCCATGGGATTTATCGATGATGAATTGCACGAAGTATCAAAACTTTGTCACAATGTCGTCGATAATAGCCGCATCATTTCTTGTGTGCAGACTATGGTTCGCGTCGAAATAACGTAAGTGGATATTTtctaaagataaatatatatgtatatatttaaattgggacaaatctttctttctaagtTTGATTAATTTGACATTGTAGGAAGACAGCGTTCAAGAAAATCGTCGTGTGCATTCAATTTCCAGAAGATTATCCGTCCGTTCCACTTTTAATTGAGCTTAAAAGTAAGACTTTGTCGGAGAGATTACTTGCTAAATTAACAGACGTTTGCGAAAAAGAGTGCAAAAATTTGTTGGGAAAAGCTCAGGTATCTCGTACTGCCATCTGTGATCAGTAGATAGCGTTCTTTGTATCGTTTAACGTTAAGTACTCATGAAGTATTTTTCTAAAGGTATTACCGACCTTGAAGTTAATTCGTAATTTCATTGAAGAGAATCCGCTCATTTGTTGTTATGATGAGATCTCATCCATAAAAAAGTTGCTTCAAGAGCAAGACGAGTTTAAATTGAAACAGAAGAATTCCAGCATTGGACTAAGAATTCAACAAggattgtattattttaaagttaAGATAGAAGTACCGAACGATTATCCAGTTAATTGCATAAAGTAGGTTTAactttgatttattttgtGCTTCTCTATTGCTCTTGTACGTTGTACAACACCAATTGCTATTTCAATTCAGTCTAGGAGACGCGGAGGCGAACTTTCCACCTGTActttctcgttattttttgGGCCAAGGTAAAGAATTAGGTAGAAGATGCGTGGAACCACCATTGCAGACAGGAGCTCAGCAAAAATCCTTTGCACCTTCTCCCTCTTTAGAAGTCgtcatttcctttcttataaagtaagttaatttttttgcaGCGAGTATATTTACAAGATCAATCTTTTTTATGAGATTCATtaacgaatttttatattttttttttttttttttttttttttacagatcaGTGAAAACATTGCCCACAGAAAATTGTCAGTTGTGCAAGATACCTTGTTTACCGGCGAATCCAAAAGAAGTAGTAACAGACGAAAAAGCAAATCTTCATGTAGAAAGATTATATTGCAGTCATTTGTTTCACTTACAATGCCTCCTAAAATTCATGAAGACACCGCCATTCCATGGTGAGTTCCATAGTTATCGATCGACGGTATCAgtgtttttatcaaatttatacattttatctcTCGCTAGGGGGTAAGAAATGTCCAACTTGCGGACAGCGCATTTATCATGACAAATGGGGTGTCAGTGAGAAGCTCGCAGAGGATCGTTGGGCACACGAACAGGCGCGAGCTAGGGAATTGGCAGAGGTAGCTGACTTTTTGGAGTGAATCCTTTACTGATGTGCACAAACTTGTGGTTTATCTCTGTCCATGGTATAGCTAAGTGAACGTTAATGAAATCAAAAGTTTGATACCTCGATGTATCGCTACTTTGAGGTTATAGTATTAATGAATTCTTGCCACTGAACAATTTTGATGCTACCGACCagcaattattttatatttaatactatAAGAGATTAAATATAAGTGTTCACCGGCAGATTCATAAATCGTGGTAAGTGCGATACGATGCGATCGTTCTCACgttgataacatttttttgaaattataattcgaTTCGTCATTAGAATGATATTTAtgaattgattttaatttctcttgaTAAAATTGCTGATGAATACAGAAAACacatttcgatcgttcgttacatgattttttaatatttttattttttttttatttttttttttcacatagaAATACTTTAAAGCATCATGTGTTCGCCTGCATAAGCTAGGACTTTGATATATTCGTTAATGAAGTATCTGttaagatattatttcaaGAATGTAGGTTTTATTCGTTATTGCGACACAGTGTTTATTTTTCCGATGAAAATGCTCTTGAACGAGAAAGTACCATACTTTTTACAACTAactaactaaataaataaataaacatgtaTTAATAGATTTAAGACACATACgtgaaatcgattaaaaatcgatgatattacgtacatgtatttatatctttcaGCAAAAATAGGAAAGTTTATAgctttatatataactttctttttaatctatatacatatcagatattttctgatattatctatatttggAATACGATACTGTAACGTCGATAGGTAATAGTGAAAGTAGGGTAAAATGAGataatagattaaaaatctattttgaGTACAtgcgatatataaaataattcgaggTAGATTCGAAATTGGGCAGATTTGTCGAATTTAGAATATACAACgcaacatacgtacatatatacatacatgcatgcatgcatacttACTATGAactacacgtatatatatgttttctttgTCATATATAGGAAGTAGCATTTttgcataataaaaaaatgaggaaGGTCAGGGAGAAGAGACCAAAGTAGAAAACAATAGTGAGGAGCCtttgtatgtacataagtaaATACACACGTATGACCGCATACGTACTATGTTTCTCTTCCGCATGTAGAAACACGTGTATATCTCTTTGTGACCGTGGTTGTGACGTATTGATCCTCTGTACCGACTACGATgatcctctttctatctctctcttctttctttctctttctctctttctctttctctctctctctttctctctctttctctttctctttctctttctctctctctctttctttctttctttctttcccttgtAATAGCTTCGCGGCCTCGTTTGTACGTACAtacccattttttttttttttctataacttCTTCATTtcactctttatctttttacacGTTTTAACACTTTCTTCAAAACATtgataacttttttattttttatccttttttttcatttattttctctttaatcttactctttaataaaaattatcaatcaaatttatctttcattaaatattttcataggaAATGtgattaatgtttttttaaagaaatgggagattgagagagacgtaaagagagagagagagagagagagagagagagagagagagagagagagagagagagagagagagataggaggagagagagagagttagatagatagatgcatctaaattataatttaattcaatcgCAGCTGCGACCATATAGTTCGAGCTTGTTTGTTCGCACGAGTATGTGCTCTGCATTAAACTTAGTCGTAGGAGACAGCTTGGCAGACTAATTCCCGGTTATCGATTGTACGAATACGTGGAAACGCACCGCCGTGTCGTACTTAGAGGGCGGACACACTAAACGGTAACAGATCAATATGTTCTCCtcaagaaagagataagtaCGCGAAAGTTGAacgatactttttctttttttctgattttcttttctttttccgttttttttccgtcttttttttttgttttctttttttttttgttcgaagaTAAAATTCAAGCGAGATCCAAACTTGgatcatttgtatatattcttatctgtaaattcataattaatgCGTTTCTCGTTCGACGTTCCAAATGTTGGAATTCACGCAAGGCAAAgtgaattatttatgataaaaaataataataatgataaaatgtaCGTTTTACGTCTCGACTTAATAATCGTGTAGGTTTAATAATCTCgggcgaaaaaaaaataaaagaaaatgttcgaaGCGAGACGGTGTAATTGCTTTTGCgattatttctatcgatctgcttccttttttcgtcGAAAACGAATGCTTATCTCTTATCTCGGCGTGATATCCAATTAGATACCGAGAAGGaaatgaggaaagaaaaaaaatagaaaaaaagatagacggaaagaaagagagagaagaaaaaaaaacaaaaataagaagaaaggaaaaaaagagagagaaaattccaCGTATCGCGTGCAATTTCATTATTGCATCGGCATTATTAGTCCTTCGACCGTCGTGTTTGGTTTAGGGTCGATTCCTGCCGGTATATTGTTTGACTGGTCACTGCCCATGGGTTTTGTTGACGATTGCTAGGGGACCCCTTACTCCCCCTCGATCTCCTCGACGCACCTGGAGTCGTTCACACCGATTTCTTTTTAGCTTGTGAgagtttcttccttttcatggAAAGTAAATCCTTTGTTGAAAAAAACTATACTTATTAGAGAAAGATTTTCGTTGAAAGTGaattatacgtgtatgtgtattccataaaacgtgtgtgtgtattccataaaacgtgtgtgtgtattccataaaacgtatgtgtgtattccataaaacgtgtgtgtgtattcctTAAAACGAACttgtaattttaattcatccgtgtatatacacacacacacatatatattgaaCATAAATGATAAGTGTCTTCAAAgaaatgtgtaaaaaaaaatgttcgtcGATCAATCAATAGTATAAATATCAAAGGATTAATCAATATGAAATCGATTAACTCTTCTGTTAACAGTTTTCGAGGATCATATTGAGAATAGGATTTCTTGATAAGATGGATGGTTTgattgagagaaaagaattcagTAGGTACTTGTACGCATTCTTGAGGATTAACTATGCAACTGGGATATCCTTGCATCTCGATAAGCAAACCTTAAGCCCGATGGGCGAACGgtattagagagagagaaagagagagagatagatacgtagatacatagatagatagataaatagataggtagatagatagatagatagatagatagatagatagatagatagatagatagatagatagatagatagatagatagatagagagagagagagagaagagatacaCCTATAATTGCACGTAGGGCAGCTTCGTCGTAACGCTTCATGGATCAATAGCTGGGAAATGGCCGGAAGCCAAGTCCGACGATGTCGTTTCGAGTTTTGCCGTTGTCATCGTACGGGACCTAAACCCCTTCTTCGTCGTGTCCCACTTGTGTTATCAACCTTACACgcatctttttccttcatccttttatttttcttccatttcttattttccctctttatctttctacttttatttgtAGTAACGCAGGAGTTCACGAGTCTCGAGCCCTTCGCAGTTTTATCGTTACGATCGACCGGTCCTTAACGGACTGTTTTAAcggggagagggagggggaaacagagagagagagagagaaagagaaagagagtatctAACGAGTACTTCGAAAGCAAgttgaaaatatcgatcgtaacCCTTTCACTGTCACGCCCCGATTATCCTACCCGAGACTCCTCGATGTCTgcgattttcgatattttcttttgtctcgGTGGTTACACTTCTCTCTCGGGAGTAATCAGTCTCGATAGCTTTGGTAAAACATTTtcagatgattttttttacacacgtgtgtgtgtgtgtatgtatctatctatctgtctatgtatgtatgtatgtatgaatgtatgtatggatcgacgtatgtacgtacgtattaaaatacatatattaaaatacgatGAATGATTTAATCCAATCTTAACATATTGactatcaatgaaaaattttattaaaattctttctcgaCGGAAACATTAaagaattttcgatcgatcgaacgaagaaagaggaaactcATCGGTTggataatttgttaaataatcgaacgatcgtacATCCCAACGATATCAAAGTTTTTTCATCTGCTTCTCGTAGAAATTTTCTGTGTGtgttatacacatatatatatatatatatacatacatacatatatacatacatacatatatatgtacatatatatgcgtattaCGAAGGATCGGCGGCTTCGTAGTACGATTCGTGGTACGCAGCATGCGCACCGCGGGACGCCATTTATCCGAGGATCTCTAAATACCCCTGAGGGTCGCTATCAAAGCACCCTCCTGGCGAGTATTGCGGAATCGTCGTATAAAGGATCGCCGATCCGATGGCATGGATCGGATATTGTTTGCATTTCCCTTTTCTTACTTTGCTTCACCTCTCAGGAACGATGTGATTCATTTCTGTTCGATTTCAATCTTGCTTTTTGTGCGGTGAGGTAAGGGAAGGATGTGATGTATCTttgtgataaaataatattacctatttgttaatagaaatttgttattgttgtgtttttttatcttcgaagaTTATCGTGGAAAAACTTGaagattgatttttcttctatcgaatatttttcactcgatgtaataatataaataataataataagaataataataaaaatgaaaaaaataataataatcgtcttTTTCTagatgttatattataaaataataaaggattAATTTGACCTCTGTGTGTAACAATTTTCAaggattaattttctttaaaatatatcgcGTGTCGTTCgtgaaaatacgaaaataaatataatcggaTTCTATTCGATCTCAGCTCGATCGACTCACGTTTCTCCTTAAAACTAACGTCTAATCGCATGAAACATTGTGCCAGCAATGTAACGTTTAACCCACGCTCGAGGAAGCGAACAGACCGATGGAATAAATTTCGTCGTGGCAAAGGTAAGGGCGCACGCGAGCCGGCCATCCGACGAAGAAAGTCTTATCCTATGGATCTGGCTCACTCAAAAGAGTAGAGGTATATaaaagcagagagaaagagagagggagagaaagaaagagacgtagagagagagagagagagagagagagagagagagagagtgaaaaggGCATGTTCATAGTAGTGGCGCGTGCCACAACAACGAAGAGGAGGGCTGTCCTACGGTCAAAAAGGGCTCCCCTCTTATTTTTCGGAAGAAGACGAGCCACCGTTTATTCCTTTCAAGTCTACGCAAGGGACCATGGTATCACCTCCCAACAGAGACTAACGGGCATCGTAAATGGCCCATAAAGACAGATGCCCTGcatgtatttttcttatgttcTATGTTCTTGCTTAGTTGATATGAACGATCTCGCGACAATCAGTGTCGAGATACTATTCCTGAGATTGACATGGAAATATacgtgaaatttttcattgaatcCTTATTTCATTGTACTtgtatcgatttcttttcttttttattttttttttatattttggaGAAGATTGGGCGATAATTATTAGGCTCATTAAATCGTGTTACGTAAAAGGATTCTTTGTAGGCTTCgtattatggaaaaaaaaaaaaaactagtgAATTCTAGAAGAGAAGTGGGATATTAGGAAGGGGGAGTAGACGAGAACCACACAACAAGTTGCAACCACCTGGCGAGGTAGCTCAGTCAGCCAGTGTCCTCCAGGTGCTCTCGAAACCCCCAGCCACGGGCTGCTTACCTCCTGACGCGATACAGTCGCCATTAGTAAAAAATCGAGGGCACCTCTTGGTTGAAACGAAAAGTAATCGGTATGATAGGAGAGTTAGGGAAGAAGGGAAATTCTGTAAAGTGGTTGTTGGATCGAGGAACGGGGTTACGTTTGACTTGCCAAAAGGGTAAGAAAAGGACCTGATCGAAGATTTTGTAGGTCGCGAAGG carries:
- the LOC127067239 gene encoding uncharacterized protein LOC127067239, with amino-acid sequence MGFIDDELHEVSKLCHNVVDNSRIISCVQTMVRVEITKTAFKKIVVCIQFPEDYPSVPLLIELKSKTLSERLLAKLTDVCEKECKNLLGKAQVLPTLKLIRNFIEENPLICCYDEISSIKKLLQEQDEFKLKQKNSSIGLRIQQGLYYFKVKIEVPNDYPVNCINLGDAEANFPPVLSRYFLGQGKELGRRCVEPPLQTGAQQKSFAPSPSLEVVISFLIKSVKTLPTENCQLCKIPCLPANPKEVVTDEKANLHVERLYCSHLFHLQCLLKFMKTPPFHGGKKCPTCGQRIYHDKWGVSEKLAEDRWAHEQARARELAEVADFLE